The Candoia aspera isolate rCanAsp1 chromosome 6, rCanAsp1.hap2, whole genome shotgun sequence genome has a segment encoding these proteins:
- the ATP5MK gene encoding ATP synthase membrane subunit K, mitochondrial produces MAGHDSGTQHQFTGFKKYFNSYTLVGRRNYVLLTYGSILMIILGFKMRKPKKEVSQK; encoded by the exons ATGGCAGGACATGATTCTGGAACACAACACCAATTTACAGGATTTAAGAAATACTTCAATAGCTATACATTAGTAGGCAGAAGAAAT TATGTGCTACTTACATATGGAAGCATTCTAATGATCATCCTGGGATTTAAAATGAGGAAACCTAAGAAGGAAGTTTCACAAAAATAA